The Phaeobacter sp. A36a-5a genome contains a region encoding:
- a CDS encoding argininosuccinate synthase, with protein MSAPKKVVLAYSGGLDTSIILKWLQTEYGCEVVTFTADLGQGEELEPARQKAELLGIKPENIYIEDVREEFVRDFVFPMFRANAVYEGLYLLGTSIARPLISKRLVEIAEATGADAVAHGATGKGNDQVRFELAAYALNPDIKVIAPWREWDLTSRTRLLEFAEAHQIPVAKDKRGEAPFSVDANLLHTSSEGKVLEDPAVAAPDYVYQRTVHPEDAPNEAEFIEIGFEKGDAVSINGEAMSPATILTKLNEYGGKHGIGRLDLVEGRFVGMKSRGIYETPGGTILLEAHRGIESITMDRGAMHLKDQLMPQYAELIYNGFWYSPEREMLQAAIDRSQEHVTGTVRVKLYKGSVSTVGRWSDHSLYSEAHVTFEEDAGAYDQKDAAGFIQLNALRLKLLAARERRLKK; from the coding sequence ATGTCCGCGCCCAAGAAAGTTGTCCTCGCCTACTCCGGCGGCCTTGATACGTCAATCATTCTGAAATGGCTGCAGACCGAATACGGTTGTGAGGTTGTGACCTTCACCGCCGATCTCGGCCAGGGTGAGGAACTGGAACCTGCCCGCCAGAAGGCAGAGCTGCTGGGCATCAAACCAGAGAACATCTACATCGAAGACGTACGGGAAGAATTCGTGCGGGACTTCGTCTTCCCGATGTTCCGCGCCAATGCCGTCTATGAAGGCCTCTACCTGCTGGGCACCTCCATCGCGCGTCCGCTGATCTCCAAGCGTCTGGTCGAGATTGCCGAGGCAACCGGCGCCGATGCGGTTGCTCATGGCGCCACCGGCAAGGGCAACGATCAGGTCCGGTTCGAACTGGCAGCCTATGCGCTGAACCCTGATATCAAGGTGATCGCCCCCTGGCGCGAATGGGATCTGACCTCGCGCACCCGTCTGCTAGAATTCGCAGAGGCGCACCAGATCCCTGTGGCCAAGGACAAACGTGGCGAAGCCCCCTTCTCCGTGGATGCGAACCTTCTGCACACCTCCTCCGAAGGCAAGGTGCTGGAAGACCCCGCCGTGGCGGCGCCTGACTATGTCTATCAGCGCACCGTCCACCCGGAGGATGCTCCGAATGAAGCTGAATTCATCGAGATCGGCTTTGAAAAAGGTGACGCCGTCAGCATCAACGGCGAGGCAATGTCACCCGCGACCATTCTCACCAAACTGAACGAATACGGCGGCAAGCACGGCATCGGTCGTCTCGATCTGGTCGAAGGCCGGTTTGTTGGCATGAAATCCCGCGGCATCTATGAGACACCGGGCGGCACCATCCTCCTCGAAGCCCACCGCGGCATTGAGTCCATCACGATGGACCGGGGCGCAATGCACCTGAAAGACCAGCTAATGCCGCAATATGCCGAGCTGATCTACAATGGTTTCTGGTACTCGCCCGAGCGCGAAATGCTGCAAGCCGCCATCGACCGCAGCCAGGAACATGTCACCGGCACCGTACGTGTTAAACTGTACAAAGGTTCCGTATCCACCGTAGGCCGCTGGTCAGATCACTCGCTCTACTCCGAAGCACATGTCACCTTCGAGGAAGACGCAGGTGCCTATGATCAGAAGGACGCAGCGGGCTTCATCCAGCTCAACGCGCTGCGGCTGAAACTTCTCGCCGCTCGCGAGCGCCGGTTGAAGAAATGA
- a CDS encoding ribokinase yields MAIWNLGSINADMIYALPHMPAAGETLAAEGLEQFLGGKGANMSVAAARAGSHVCHLGAVGPDGAWAVTRLLEYGVDTRHIAQLEVPTGHAIIAVDPSGENQIILFPGANRQIGEDQVGSALSEASAGDILVMQNETNMQAEAARMGRDLGLKVAYAAAPFDAEAVQAVLPYLDYLFLNEVEAEQLREATGKTPEALGVSDVIVTLGAKGARHYACESGETHDVAAHSVVPVDTTGAGDTFTGYVLSGLDRGMPMAQALAQASRAAALMVTRKGTADVIPDLKEVQDASF; encoded by the coding sequence ATGGCGATCTGGAATTTGGGCTCAATCAACGCCGACATGATCTATGCGCTGCCTCACATGCCAGCTGCGGGGGAAACTCTTGCGGCGGAGGGGCTGGAGCAGTTCCTGGGCGGAAAGGGAGCAAATATGTCTGTGGCCGCCGCGCGCGCAGGCAGTCATGTCTGCCATCTTGGCGCGGTCGGACCGGACGGGGCCTGGGCCGTCACGCGGTTGTTGGAATATGGCGTCGACACGCGCCATATTGCGCAGCTGGAGGTGCCGACCGGCCATGCAATCATCGCGGTTGATCCGTCGGGCGAGAACCAGATTATCCTGTTTCCCGGGGCCAACCGTCAGATCGGCGAAGATCAGGTCGGCTCTGCGCTGTCAGAGGCGAGTGCGGGCGACATATTGGTGATGCAGAACGAGACCAACATGCAGGCCGAGGCTGCACGAATGGGTCGCGATCTTGGCCTGAAGGTTGCCTATGCCGCCGCGCCTTTTGATGCAGAGGCAGTCCAGGCGGTCCTGCCGTATCTCGACTATCTGTTCCTGAACGAGGTCGAAGCTGAACAGCTGCGTGAAGCGACCGGCAAGACGCCCGAAGCGCTGGGCGTGTCAGATGTTATCGTGACTCTGGGGGCCAAGGGCGCGCGCCATTATGCGTGCGAGAGTGGTGAAACCCACGATGTTGCAGCGCATTCGGTTGTTCCGGTCGACACAACGGGTGCCGGGGATACCTTCACGGGGTATGTGCTCTCGGGATTGGACCGTGGCATGCCGATGGCGCAGGCCTTGGCGCAGGCCAGTCGCGCAGCTGCATTGATGGTCACCCGCAAAGGCACCGCCGATGTGATCCCCGACCTGAAAGAGGTGCAAGACGCAAGTTTCTGA
- the msrA gene encoding peptide-methionine (S)-S-oxide reductase MsrA gives MRSTKSLRPIVLTLFMVLAVALKGHQAHAQNVETLTVAGGCFWCVESDFESVPGVLSAVSGFTGGSVPSPTYKQVTAGGTGHYEAVQIRFDPQKVTRHQLLSMFLRSVDPTDAGGQFCDRGDSYRTAIFVSGSDQKSAAEAAKAKAQAELGQAIVTPILPATAFYPADAYHQDYYKGNRLVLTRFGPKRQSEAYKRYRQACGRDARVLQLWGAAAPFAKQH, from the coding sequence ATGCGTTCGACCAAATCCCTTAGACCAATCGTACTGACCTTGTTCATGGTGCTGGCCGTGGCCTTGAAAGGTCATCAGGCCCATGCCCAGAACGTCGAAACCCTGACCGTGGCGGGTGGCTGCTTCTGGTGCGTGGAAAGCGATTTTGAAAGCGTTCCAGGTGTTCTCTCGGCAGTATCCGGCTTCACGGGCGGCAGCGTGCCATCACCTACGTACAAACAGGTCACCGCCGGCGGCACCGGTCACTACGAAGCGGTTCAAATCCGGTTTGACCCCCAAAAAGTTACGCGCCATCAGTTGCTGTCCATGTTCCTGAGGTCAGTTGATCCGACAGATGCCGGTGGTCAGTTCTGCGACCGCGGCGACAGCTACAGAACGGCCATATTCGTCTCTGGATCAGATCAGAAATCTGCCGCAGAGGCTGCCAAGGCCAAGGCGCAAGCAGAACTCGGTCAGGCCATCGTCACACCGATCCTGCCTGCAACGGCATTCTATCCCGCCGATGCCTACCATCAGGATTATTACAAAGGGAACCGGCTGGTGCTCACGCGATTTGGTCCCAAACGTCAATCGGAGGCGTATAAGCGATATCGGCAGGCCTGTGGTCGCGATGCAAGGGTATTGCAGCTATGGGGGGCCGCAGCGCCTTTTGCCAAGCAGCACTAG
- a CDS encoding sulfotransferase-like domain-containing protein, with amino-acid sequence MRIAMWSGPRNLSTAMMYAFGNRGDCAVVDEPFYAAYLAKTGLEHPMRAEILESQPQEPAAVVDLLLGPVPAAKPFFYQKHMTQHMIEGIPRDWMREVTNVFLIRHPARVIASYAEKRENPTLDDIGFRQQAELLDLVQSWGQSPVVLDSNDIRRDPAQMLERLCDRIEMPFSPKMLSWPMGGHKDDGIWAAHWYGSVWQSTKFAGPEGPLPEVPDELQPVLQAALPYYEQLQTTKI; translated from the coding sequence ATGCGGATTGCGATGTGGTCAGGGCCGCGCAATCTGTCGACGGCGATGATGTATGCCTTTGGCAATCGCGGCGATTGTGCTGTGGTGGATGAACCTTTTTATGCGGCGTATCTGGCGAAAACGGGACTGGAGCACCCAATGCGCGCCGAGATCCTGGAGAGCCAGCCACAGGAGCCGGCAGCGGTCGTGGATTTGTTGCTGGGGCCGGTCCCGGCTGCAAAACCGTTTTTCTATCAGAAGCACATGACGCAGCATATGATCGAGGGCATACCCCGTGACTGGATGCGTGAGGTCACAAATGTGTTTCTGATCCGCCATCCGGCGCGGGTCATTGCCTCCTACGCGGAGAAACGGGAAAATCCGACGTTGGATGACATAGGGTTTCGCCAGCAGGCGGAATTGCTCGATCTGGTCCAGAGTTGGGGTCAGAGTCCGGTGGTTCTGGACAGCAACGATATTCGCAGAGATCCCGCGCAGATGCTGGAACGGCTCTGTGACAGGATCGAGATGCCGTTTTCCCCGAAGATGCTGTCATGGCCCATGGGCGGACACAAGGATGACGGCATCTGGGCAGCACATTGGTATGGATCTGTCTGGCAGTCGACGAAATTCGCAGGACCAGAAGGACCGTTGCCCGAGGTTCCGGATGAACTGCAACCGGTTCTGCAAGCGGCATTGCCCTATTACGAGCAGCTGCAAACGACAAAGATCTGA
- a CDS encoding D-amino acid aminotransferase: MTKKMSTHQAEEDQRNEEILIYLNGEIVPKADAKVSVYDSGFMLGDGVWEGLRLYDGTWAFMDEHLDRLFEAAKAIDLDIGMSPDQVKQVVLDTQKANGMTTDAHARLMVTRGVKTRPFQHPSLSQQGPTFTIIMEHSRPHLPRPIRLATVPHLRGLPMTQDPKLNSHSKLNCILACIAAEKAGADEGLMLDVNGFVNTTNACNFFIVRKGEVWTSTGDYCMNGITRQKVIDLCRANDIPVFERNYSLVDTYGAEEAFLTGTFGAQTPVGEIDGRQIGEGAMGPVTERIRSLYKDLIARECA; this comes from the coding sequence ATGACCAAGAAAATGAGTACGCACCAAGCGGAAGAAGATCAGCGCAACGAAGAGATCCTGATCTATCTGAACGGCGAGATTGTTCCGAAAGCTGACGCCAAGGTCAGCGTCTATGACAGCGGTTTCATGCTGGGTGACGGCGTTTGGGAGGGGCTGCGCCTCTATGATGGGACCTGGGCCTTCATGGATGAGCATCTGGACCGCCTGTTCGAGGCTGCAAAGGCGATTGATCTGGATATCGGCATGTCCCCTGATCAGGTCAAACAGGTCGTGCTGGACACGCAGAAAGCCAATGGTATGACCACAGATGCCCATGCGCGGCTGATGGTGACACGCGGCGTGAAAACTCGGCCTTTTCAACATCCCTCGCTGTCGCAGCAGGGACCGACCTTCACCATCATCATGGAGCATTCGCGCCCTCACCTGCCGCGCCCGATCCGGCTGGCAACCGTGCCACATCTGCGCGGACTGCCGATGACGCAGGATCCGAAGCTGAATTCGCATTCCAAGCTCAACTGCATCTTGGCCTGTATCGCAGCCGAGAAGGCGGGCGCCGACGAAGGGCTGATGCTGGACGTGAACGGCTTTGTGAACACGACGAACGCCTGCAATTTCTTTATCGTGCGCAAAGGTGAAGTTTGGACCTCGACCGGTGACTACTGCATGAACGGGATCACCCGACAGAAGGTGATCGACCTGTGCCGCGCCAACGACATCCCTGTCTTTGAGCGCAACTATTCACTGGTGGATACCTACGGCGCGGAAGAGGCTTTCCTGACCGGAACCTTTGGTGCGCAGACGCCCGTGGGCGAGATTGATGGTCGCCAGATCGGTGAGGGTGCCATGGGGCCTGTGACCGAGCGGATCCGCTCGCTCTACAAGGATCTCATCGCGCGGGAGTGCGCCTGA
- a CDS encoding SCP2 sterol-binding domain-containing protein: MALQPLADGIRAGLTGKNFDGSLKFDCGDDGVIVLADGDATTENRDTDCTIRISTENLKKLLTGKLNPMTGVMMGKLKISGDMAVAMKLGKLIG, encoded by the coding sequence ATGGCACTTCAACCGCTGGCGGATGGTATCCGCGCCGGGCTGACCGGGAAAAACTTTGACGGTTCGTTGAAATTCGATTGCGGCGACGATGGCGTCATCGTTCTCGCAGATGGCGATGCCACGACAGAAAACCGTGACACCGACTGCACCATCCGCATCAGTACCGAAAACCTGAAGAAGCTGCTCACCGGAAAACTGAACCCGATGACTGGCGTGATGATGGGCAAACTGAAAATTTCAGGTGATATGGCTGTGGCAATGAAACTGGGCAAGCTGATCGGCTGA
- the mutS gene encoding DNA mismatch repair protein MutS, producing the protein MMAQYLDIKAQYPDALLFYRMGDFYEMFFDDAVNAAEALDIALTKRGKHEGEDIPMCGVPVHAAEGYLLTLIRKGFRVAVGEQLESPAEAKKRGSKSVVKRDVVRLVTPGTITEDSLLEARRHNFLTAYCELRDVAALAWADISTGAFHVMPVAAVRLSPELARLAPSELIVADGPALDHLRPIADDHQIPVTPLAKSSFDSSAAEKRICDLFKVSTLEAYGTFSRAEISAMGAVIDYLDITQKGKLPLLQPPVQEAEDRVVQIDAATRRSLELTRSMTGGRSGSLLSVVDRTVTPAGGRLLEQRLSSPSRNLDVIRARLASLDFIVEQTQLAQSLRATLRKTPDLDRALSRLALERGGPRDLAAVRNTLIQAEAISNLCATMEMPELLQQALAGLTGFDDLLPLLDAALIAEPPLLARDGGFIAEGYDSDLDEARTLRDEGRSVIAALQKKYSDHTGITSLKIKHNNVLGYFIETTATHAEKMLSAPLSETYIHRQTTANQVRFTTVELSEIETRILNAGNLALEIEKRLYTRLSCAILDHAARLNAAARGLAELDLVTALADLALGENWQRPSVDNSRAFDITGGRHPVVEQALRQQGGTSFVANDCALTANGGAAIWLLTGPNMAGKSTFLRQNALIAILAQIGSYVPADSAHIGLISQLFSRVGASDDLARGRSTFMVEMVETAAILNQADDRALVILDEIGRGTATYDGLSIAWATLEHLHEVNRARALFATHYHELTQLAGKLPGVENATVSVKEWEGDVIFLHEVKKGAADRSYGVQVAQLAGLPASVVTRARDVLDMLEEGSRSGAGKIQIDDLPLFAAAPPPQPKAPAGPSQLEQLLGDIHPDDLSPREALEALYRLKEAAS; encoded by the coding sequence ATGATGGCCCAATACCTCGACATCAAGGCGCAGTACCCGGATGCCCTCCTGTTCTACCGCATGGGTGATTTCTACGAGATGTTCTTCGACGATGCTGTAAACGCTGCCGAAGCGCTCGACATTGCGCTGACCAAACGCGGTAAACACGAAGGCGAGGATATCCCGATGTGCGGCGTGCCCGTCCATGCGGCGGAGGGATACCTGTTGACGCTGATCCGCAAAGGCTTTCGCGTGGCGGTCGGTGAACAGCTCGAAAGCCCCGCAGAGGCCAAGAAACGCGGGTCCAAATCCGTTGTGAAACGCGATGTGGTGCGACTGGTCACACCCGGCACCATCACCGAGGATTCCCTGCTGGAGGCGCGTCGTCATAACTTTCTGACCGCCTATTGCGAATTGCGCGACGTGGCGGCGCTTGCCTGGGCCGATATCTCGACGGGTGCATTTCACGTGATGCCAGTCGCGGCCGTACGACTATCGCCCGAACTGGCGCGTCTGGCCCCTTCCGAACTGATTGTGGCTGATGGCCCAGCGCTGGATCATCTGCGTCCCATAGCTGACGACCACCAGATCCCCGTGACCCCATTGGCCAAGTCCAGCTTCGACAGCAGCGCCGCTGAGAAACGTATCTGTGATCTGTTCAAGGTCTCGACGCTCGAGGCATACGGCACCTTCAGCCGCGCCGAGATTTCGGCGATGGGCGCGGTGATCGACTATCTTGATATCACCCAGAAGGGCAAATTGCCCCTCCTTCAGCCACCGGTACAGGAAGCCGAAGACCGCGTCGTGCAGATTGACGCCGCAACCCGCCGCAGCCTGGAACTCACCCGCTCGATGACCGGGGGGCGAAGCGGCTCGTTGCTTTCAGTGGTTGATCGTACGGTGACGCCCGCCGGTGGGCGTCTGCTCGAACAACGGCTGTCCAGCCCCTCCCGCAATCTCGATGTGATCAGAGCGCGGTTGGCGTCTCTGGACTTCATCGTCGAGCAAACGCAGCTGGCCCAATCTCTGAGGGCCACCCTGCGCAAGACACCTGATCTTGATCGGGCACTCTCCCGCCTTGCGCTTGAGCGTGGCGGCCCCCGAGACCTCGCCGCCGTACGCAATACGCTGATCCAGGCGGAGGCGATTTCCAATCTCTGCGCGACGATGGAGATGCCTGAGCTGTTGCAGCAGGCACTCGCTGGCCTGACCGGGTTTGATGATCTCCTCCCCCTCCTTGACGCAGCGCTGATCGCAGAACCGCCACTTTTGGCGCGCGACGGCGGTTTCATTGCCGAAGGCTACGACAGCGATCTGGACGAAGCCCGCACGCTGCGCGACGAAGGGCGGTCCGTCATTGCGGCCCTGCAAAAGAAATACTCGGACCACACCGGTATCACCTCGTTGAAGATCAAGCACAATAATGTGCTGGGCTACTTCATTGAAACCACGGCAACCCATGCCGAGAAAATGCTCTCTGCCCCATTGTCAGAGACATATATTCATCGCCAGACCACCGCCAATCAGGTGCGTTTCACCACTGTCGAACTCAGTGAGATCGAAACACGCATCCTGAACGCGGGCAACCTCGCCTTGGAAATAGAGAAACGGCTCTATACAAGGCTTTCCTGCGCTATTCTCGACCATGCCGCGAGATTGAATGCTGCCGCGCGCGGGTTGGCGGAACTGGATCTTGTTACAGCGCTTGCCGATCTGGCCCTAGGTGAGAACTGGCAACGACCATCGGTTGATAACTCCCGAGCCTTTGACATCACCGGTGGACGGCACCCAGTTGTGGAACAGGCCCTGCGCCAGCAGGGTGGGACTTCATTTGTGGCAAATGACTGTGCACTCACGGCCAACGGTGGTGCCGCGATCTGGTTGCTGACCGGCCCGAATATGGCCGGCAAATCAACCTTTCTGCGCCAGAATGCCTTGATCGCCATACTCGCGCAAATCGGCAGCTATGTACCCGCCGACAGCGCTCATATCGGGCTGATCAGCCAATTGTTCAGCCGTGTCGGTGCCTCAGACGATCTCGCACGGGGCCGGTCAACCTTTATGGTGGAAATGGTCGAAACCGCAGCAATCCTCAATCAGGCGGATGACCGGGCGCTGGTGATCCTCGATGAAATCGGACGCGGCACCGCAACCTATGACGGCCTCTCGATTGCCTGGGCAACACTGGAACACCTGCATGAGGTCAACCGAGCCCGGGCGCTGTTTGCCACCCATTATCACGAGCTGACCCAGCTCGCTGGCAAATTGCCTGGCGTCGAGAATGCCACGGTTTCAGTCAAGGAATGGGAAGGCGATGTGATCTTCCTTCACGAGGTGAAGAAAGGCGCAGCAGATCGCTCCTACGGGGTACAGGTGGCCCAGCTCGCAGGGCTCCCGGCAAGCGTTGTCACCCGGGCGCGCGATGTGCTCGACATGCTGGAGGAAGGCAGCCGCAGTGGCGCCGGCAAAATTCAGATCGACGATTTGCCGCTGTTTGCAGCCGCCCCGCCTCCGCAACCGAAAGCTCCGGCAGGCCCGTCACAATTGGAACAGCTCCTGGGCGACATCCACCCTGACGATCTCTCACCAAGAGAGGCGCTGGAGGCACTCTACCGCCTGAAGGAGGCCGCGAGCTGA
- a CDS encoding NADP-dependent malic enzyme has product MPKAKITNEEALAFHLEPTPGKWEINATVPMTTQRDLSLAYSPGVAVPCEAIAANPETAYDYTNKGNLVAVISNGTAVLGLGNLGALGSKPVMEGKSVLFKRFADVNSIDIELDTEDPDEFIKAVRLMGPTFGGINLEDIKAPECFIIEQKLKEEMDIPVFHDDQHGTAVICAAGLINALHISGKKIEDVKIVLNGAGAAGIACIELLKAMGARHENCIVCDTKGVIYQGRTEGMNQWKSAHAVKTELRSLEEAMKDADVFLGVSVKGAVTQDMVKSMADNPVIFAMANPDPEITPEEAHEVRVDAIVATGRSDYPNQVNNVLGFPYLFRGALDIHARAINDEMKIACAHALAGLAREDVPDEVALAYGKSLSFGRDYIIPTPFDPRLIHRIPPAVAKAGMDTGVARRPIIDMDAYEHGLRGRMDPTQSILRGLNARARAAQSRMIFAEGDDPRVLRAAVMYQRSGFGKALVVGRPDDVRSKLETAGLGDAVRELEIVNAANTQHFETYKDFLYERLNRKGFDRKDVHRLVGRDRHVFSALMLAHGHGDGLVTGATRKSAHVLDQINHVFDADATNGSAGVTALLHKGRIVLIGDTLVHEWPDENDLANIAEHAAGVARHMGLEPRVAFVSFSTFGYPVSERAEKMHIAPAVLDKRGVDFEYEGEMTVDVALNAKAQEAYPFQRLTGPANILIVPARHSASISVKLMQEMGGATVVGPILSGVDKPIQICSTTSTANDILNMAVLAACNIG; this is encoded by the coding sequence ATGCCCAAAGCCAAGATTACCAACGAAGAGGCGCTTGCCTTCCATCTGGAACCGACACCCGGAAAATGGGAGATCAACGCAACGGTCCCGATGACCACGCAGCGCGATTTGTCGCTGGCTTACTCGCCCGGTGTAGCTGTGCCCTGCGAGGCGATCGCGGCGAACCCGGAGACGGCTTATGATTATACGAACAAGGGCAACCTTGTGGCCGTGATCTCCAACGGGACCGCGGTGCTGGGTTTGGGGAATCTGGGTGCGCTTGGATCCAAACCGGTAATGGAGGGCAAGTCGGTCCTGTTCAAACGATTTGCAGATGTGAATTCCATCGACATCGAGTTGGACACCGAGGATCCGGATGAGTTCATCAAGGCGGTGCGCCTGATGGGGCCGACGTTTGGCGGGATCAATCTTGAGGATATCAAGGCGCCGGAGTGTTTCATTATCGAGCAGAAGCTCAAGGAAGAGATGGATATCCCGGTCTTCCATGATGATCAGCACGGTACCGCTGTGATCTGCGCGGCCGGCCTGATCAATGCACTGCATATCTCTGGCAAGAAAATCGAGGATGTGAAGATCGTCCTCAATGGTGCCGGAGCTGCCGGCATTGCCTGTATCGAGCTCCTGAAAGCTATGGGCGCGCGGCATGAGAACTGTATCGTCTGTGATACCAAGGGCGTGATTTATCAGGGGCGCACCGAAGGTATGAACCAGTGGAAGTCAGCCCACGCCGTCAAGACGGAACTGCGCTCCCTGGAAGAGGCCATGAAGGACGCGGATGTGTTCCTTGGCGTTTCTGTCAAAGGGGCGGTGACACAGGACATGGTAAAATCCATGGCCGACAATCCGGTGATTTTTGCGATGGCAAACCCGGATCCGGAGATTACACCGGAAGAAGCCCATGAAGTGCGCGTTGATGCTATCGTCGCCACAGGCCGATCAGACTACCCCAATCAGGTGAACAACGTGCTGGGGTTCCCATATCTGTTCCGCGGCGCACTGGATATTCATGCGCGCGCCATCAACGACGAGATGAAAATTGCCTGCGCCCATGCCCTGGCAGGTCTTGCGCGTGAGGATGTGCCGGATGAGGTGGCGCTGGCCTATGGGAAATCGCTGTCCTTTGGCCGTGACTACATCATCCCGACTCCCTTTGATCCGCGTTTGATCCATCGCATTCCGCCAGCAGTTGCCAAGGCTGGTATGGACACTGGTGTCGCGCGTCGGCCGATCATAGATATGGATGCCTATGAGCACGGCCTGCGTGGTCGGATGGATCCGACTCAGTCGATCCTTCGCGGATTGAACGCGCGTGCACGCGCAGCGCAATCGCGGATGATCTTTGCCGAAGGTGACGATCCCCGCGTCTTGCGTGCGGCGGTGATGTATCAACGCTCCGGCTTTGGTAAGGCGCTGGTTGTTGGACGCCCCGATGATGTGCGTAGCAAGCTGGAAACAGCCGGGCTGGGGGATGCGGTACGTGAGTTGGAAATCGTGAACGCGGCCAATACTCAGCATTTCGAAACCTATAAGGACTTTCTTTATGAGCGGCTGAATCGCAAGGGGTTTGACCGTAAGGATGTTCACCGGCTGGTTGGCCGTGATCGCCATGTGTTCTCGGCCCTGATGCTTGCGCACGGGCATGGTGACGGCTTGGTCACCGGGGCGACGCGGAAGTCGGCGCATGTGCTGGACCAGATCAATCATGTGTTTGATGCGGATGCGACAAATGGATCGGCTGGTGTAACCGCACTGCTGCACAAGGGTCGTATCGTTCTGATCGGTGATACATTGGTGCATGAATGGCCGGATGAGAATGATCTCGCCAATATCGCCGAACATGCGGCCGGGGTGGCCCGTCATATGGGCCTGGAGCCACGGGTTGCGTTTGTGAGCTTCTCGACCTTTGGCTATCCGGTCTCCGAACGGGCCGAGAAAATGCACATCGCGCCGGCAGTTCTGGACAAGCGCGGCGTTGATTTTGAGTACGAAGGCGAAATGACGGTCGACGTGGCGCTGAACGCCAAGGCACAGGAGGCATATCCGTTCCAGCGTCTCACTGGTCCGGCCAATATCCTGATCGTGCCTGCGCGGCACTCTGCGTCGATCTCGGTCAAGTTGATGCAGGAAATGGGGGGCGCTACAGTTGTTGGTCCAATCCTGTCCGGTGTTGATAAACCGATCCAGATCTGCTCCACCACGTCGACTGCAAACGACATTCTGAACATGGCGGTTCTGGCTGCCTGCAACATCGGGTGA
- a CDS encoding nucleotide exchange factor GrpE — MAEPKNDDFLDDITEAEAEELSAQTEEYDDAALELDSLRAERDELKDRFMRALADAENARKRGDKARREAEQYGGSKLARDMLPVYDNMKRAIEAATDEQREVSAALIEGVELTMRALLGVFEKHGMQVIAPEVGDRFDPQVHEAMFEAPVPGTKAGDIIQVSAEGFMLHDRLLRPAQVGVSSTPAG, encoded by the coding sequence ATGGCAGAGCCCAAGAACGACGATTTTTTGGACGACATCACAGAAGCCGAAGCGGAAGAGCTCTCTGCGCAGACTGAAGAATATGATGATGCTGCACTGGAATTGGACAGCCTGCGTGCCGAACGGGATGAACTGAAAGACCGTTTCATGCGCGCGCTGGCGGATGCGGAAAACGCCCGCAAGCGCGGCGACAAGGCGCGTCGCGAAGCTGAGCAATACGGTGGGTCCAAACTGGCACGTGACATGCTGCCGGTATACGATAACATGAAACGCGCGATTGAAGCGGCGACCGATGAGCAGCGTGAAGTTTCTGCAGCGCTGATCGAAGGCGTCGAACTCACCATGCGGGCGCTGCTCGGCGTGTTTGAAAAACATGGTATGCAGGTCATCGCGCCGGAAGTGGGCGATAGATTCGACCCGCAGGTGCATGAAGCCATGTTCGAAGCTCCGGTTCCGGGAACCAAAGCCGGCGATATCATTCAGGTATCTGCCGAGGGGTTCATGCTGCACGACCGTCTTCTGCGCCCCGCGCAGGTTGGCGTGTCTTCGACACCGGCAGGTTGA
- a CDS encoding DUF1810 domain-containing protein gives MSDRVDIEDDIDDDLTEEMEMFVEAQDTVWNDVRAELSAGKKTSHWMWFVFPQLADLGQSHMAQLYGIEDLTEATAYLAHPVLNARLTEASELLLTHKDRSAASILGETDARKLCSSMTLFAAVPGAPDVFSQVLETFFDGTPCPVTRSSLS, from the coding sequence ATGAGCGACCGCGTCGATATCGAAGATGATATAGACGACGATCTGACCGAAGAGATGGAGATGTTCGTCGAGGCGCAGGACACCGTTTGGAACGATGTCCGCGCCGAACTCTCCGCCGGTAAAAAGACGAGCCACTGGATGTGGTTCGTCTTTCCCCAGCTTGCTGACCTTGGCCAGTCCCATATGGCGCAGCTCTACGGGATCGAGGATCTGACGGAGGCCACCGCGTATCTGGCCCATCCGGTCCTGAACGCGCGGTTGACCGAGGCGAGCGAGCTGCTGCTCACCCACAAAGACCGCAGCGCCGCGTCCATCCTCGGCGAAACTGACGCCAGGAAACTCTGCTCATCAATGACGCTCTTTGCTGCCGTTCCTGGCGCACCAGATGTGTTTTCACAAGTATTAGAGACGTTTTTCGACGGAACCCCCTGCCCGGTCACCCGTAGCAGCCTGTCTTGA